One genomic region from Metallosphaera tengchongensis encodes:
- a CDS encoding APC family permease, with amino-acid sequence MSGEKPQKSGDLGIESDKQLRRALSKFDLLYLSLGGIIGSGWLFGALYTATYAGGSAILSWIIAGILVLFIGLAYSELGSAIPKTGGIVRYPHYTHGGVAGYIITWTYFLSAASVPAIEAVASVTYLASLVPSLTVNGVLTPLGILVAYLFLVFFFFLNYLGVNILGKVTQGAGWWKLVIPTITVAILLIFFFHPVNFTLGGGFFPSASNVVAGSSGIYGLSAVLYAIPTTGVIFSYLGFRQAVEYGGEGRNPRKDIPFALIGSLLIAIVLYTLLQVAFIGAINWSSLTATIGNKTVPVTPGNWTELSYSSLPSGPFYQIFNLAAPLVFVSLLFSGWAYILLLDAVVSPSGTGWIYTGTSTRTLYGFASNGYLPGPFLKLGKTKVPVISLIAATIVAAIFMLPFPSWQSLVSFISSATVFTYIMGGIGLETLRRTAPEMNRPFKLPLSKIIAPIATLAAGLIVYWSGFAVLFYVVSGIFLGLALFFGYYAYKMMGINKGLSIVLGLINLVVTLVDALYLYNATNALRAANNLGFGVYLVVMIAMVAVDLVVLNVLAKGSSAKTEIKASYWLLAYIFIIMIISYFGGFGLNPVIPFPEDTIVAAIVTLAVHYGAVLSGFKTQAIQDILEETREAP; translated from the coding sequence ATGTCAGGAGAAAAACCTCAAAAATCGGGAGATTTAGGTATAGAATCGGATAAGCAATTAAGAAGAGCATTAAGTAAATTCGACCTACTATATCTTTCCTTAGGAGGAATCATAGGATCTGGTTGGCTTTTCGGGGCTTTATACACAGCTACATATGCTGGAGGTTCAGCGATCCTTTCCTGGATTATTGCAGGGATTCTGGTATTGTTCATAGGACTAGCCTACTCAGAACTCGGCTCAGCCATCCCAAAGACAGGAGGGATTGTAAGGTATCCACACTACACCCACGGAGGAGTGGCAGGATATATTATAACGTGGACGTACTTTCTTTCAGCAGCCTCTGTACCTGCCATAGAGGCAGTAGCCTCGGTCACATACCTTGCCAGTCTCGTTCCTTCCTTAACAGTTAATGGTGTACTGACGCCTTTAGGAATATTAGTCGCCTATCTCTTCCTGGTGTTTTTCTTTTTCCTCAACTACCTTGGGGTAAACATCCTTGGGAAAGTAACGCAAGGTGCTGGCTGGTGGAAACTTGTTATACCCACAATAACCGTGGCCATTCTATTGATCTTCTTCTTTCATCCAGTTAATTTCACCCTTGGAGGTGGGTTCTTCCCATCAGCCTCCAATGTAGTTGCAGGTTCTTCAGGAATTTACGGACTCTCAGCTGTACTCTATGCTATCCCAACCACAGGTGTTATTTTCTCATATCTGGGCTTCAGGCAAGCTGTGGAGTATGGAGGAGAGGGAAGGAATCCTAGGAAGGACATACCCTTCGCTCTAATAGGTTCTCTCTTGATTGCAATTGTTTTATACACTCTACTCCAAGTGGCCTTCATAGGGGCTATAAACTGGAGTAGCTTGACTGCCACTATAGGGAACAAAACAGTTCCCGTTACCCCCGGAAATTGGACCGAACTAAGCTACTCCTCCCTTCCTTCAGGACCATTCTATCAAATCTTCAACTTAGCAGCGCCCCTTGTTTTCGTTTCCCTACTGTTCTCCGGCTGGGCTTACATTCTTCTGCTCGACGCAGTTGTTTCGCCTAGCGGAACAGGCTGGATATACACAGGGACGAGCACAAGGACGTTGTACGGCTTCGCCTCCAACGGCTACTTACCTGGTCCGTTCCTGAAGCTCGGGAAAACTAAGGTTCCTGTCATATCTCTGATAGCTGCGACAATAGTAGCTGCGATCTTTATGCTACCTTTCCCTTCATGGCAATCGCTTGTAAGTTTCATAAGTTCAGCCACAGTTTTCACTTACATCATGGGAGGCATAGGGCTAGAGACCTTGAGGAGAACAGCTCCCGAAATGAACAGGCCTTTTAAGTTACCACTGTCAAAGATAATAGCACCAATAGCTACCTTAGCAGCTGGTCTCATTGTGTACTGGTCAGGGTTCGCTGTATTGTTCTACGTGGTCTCAGGGATATTCCTAGGATTGGCGCTGTTCTTTGGTTACTATGCCTATAAAATGATGGGGATTAACAAGGGGTTATCAATAGTCCTCGGTCTAATCAATTTAGTAGTTACTCTAGTTGACGCACTTTACCTTTACAACGCAACCAATGCGTTAAGAGCTGCCAATAATCTAGGATTTGGAGTTTACTTGGTAGTAATGATTGCTATGGTTGCAGTAGATCTCGTAGTCCTTAACGTTCTGGCAAAGGGAAGTAGTGCAAAAACCGAAATAAAGGCCAGCTATTGGTTGTTAGCCTATATATTTATCATTATGATAATCTCATACTTCGGCGGATTTGGGCTGAACCCAGTAATACCATTCCCAGAGGATACCATCGTGGCTGCTATAGTGACCCTGGCAGTCCATTATGGGGCTGTACTTAGCGGGTTCAAGACTCAGGCCATCCAAGACATTTTAGAGGAGACCAGAGAGGCTCCGTAG
- a CDS encoding MBL fold metallo-hydrolase, whose translation MCSGIHAVPSGPGEFPEAVYSFVICDKMNVMIDAGVANSVMDVGFLDKLDYVVITHLHIDHIGALSEIVQRYKSRVIVYEGYSKYLRDPSKINRDARAVLGEVVDIYGEVQPTDGNFLEVKGGEEIDLGEKKLKIIYTPGHAKHHISVLADGILYSGDSAGGRYNGTPIPTTPPPLDLRKYLDSLKLQISLLPKAVGVSHGGLVAPNHLKEHLDQILTRNYRVDIDIGGLAEEILAKHLSANYKGLEEELSKYPDLN comes from the coding sequence ATGTGCTCAGGTATTCATGCCGTACCATCAGGGCCTGGAGAGTTCCCTGAAGCTGTGTACTCCTTCGTGATCTGCGATAAAATGAACGTAATGATAGATGCTGGAGTGGCCAACTCCGTTATGGATGTTGGTTTCCTGGACAAGCTTGACTACGTGGTTATTACGCACCTCCACATAGATCATATAGGAGCCCTCTCTGAAATAGTACAAAGGTACAAGTCGAGAGTCATCGTATATGAGGGTTACTCCAAATATCTTCGGGATCCCTCCAAGATTAACAGAGACGCTAGGGCAGTCCTAGGGGAAGTAGTTGACATCTATGGGGAAGTTCAACCTACTGATGGGAATTTCCTTGAGGTAAAGGGCGGGGAGGAAATAGACCTAGGAGAAAAGAAATTAAAGATAATTTACACACCCGGTCATGCAAAACATCACATATCCGTTTTAGCAGACGGTATACTTTACAGTGGTGACTCTGCGGGTGGAAGGTATAATGGAACTCCAATCCCGACCACTCCACCACCCCTTGATCTGAGGAAATACCTTGATAGTTTGAAACTACAAATATCCCTATTACCCAAAGCCGTAGGTGTTTCGCATGGTGGGTTGGTCGCACCAAATCATCTTAAGGAACATCTAGACCAGATACTAACAAGGAACTATAGAGTCGACATAGACATAGGAGGATTGGCGGAGGAGATCCTAGCAAAGCATCTCAGTGCAAACTATAAAGGATTAGAGGAGGAGCTCAGCAAATATCCGGATCTAAACTAA
- a CDS encoding MFS transporter, translating to MPSPLDFKDFKRFTVNNAITSGVYPLSEMTVMWLFYENLHSLFLFSLVASARVVVRIFISPLGGVLGDRFDRGKVYLVLKFMTPFILVALSLSMATDGYIIGILLVYIRAIISELTSLMGSTSLATLLPKDLLPRGIFVNRVLKEISSVSGTILWPFLLKYLGPYVLFISALATILTLPLIWNLKINPRNTNVKVTTGFKLFLSKPEVRGAVLGVAIDQSAISYILNYAPLLVQMEGGGALFYSLANIAFYIGMVVGSFIGSRIKNLGLISVINLALKTSLFLPLLLHNPWAVVYAMLAITLADGNLEILWLMSLRKGAGDQYLSSVMGVDEMVTNIGRLSVLEITPFLLVSGFFPLVSLGSFLIGVEGIVNLLHKEMLENDQT from the coding sequence ATGCCCTCACCCCTGGATTTTAAGGACTTCAAAAGGTTCACTGTTAATAATGCCATAACTTCTGGGGTTTACCCACTTAGCGAAATGACCGTTATGTGGCTCTTTTATGAGAACTTACATAGCCTATTTCTATTTTCTCTGGTTGCGTCTGCGAGAGTCGTTGTTAGAATTTTTATTTCACCGCTTGGGGGCGTGCTGGGGGACAGGTTTGACAGGGGTAAGGTATACTTAGTGCTAAAGTTTATGACTCCTTTTATCTTGGTAGCGCTCTCCCTTTCTATGGCAACTGACGGCTACATTATTGGGATACTCTTAGTCTACATCAGAGCCATAATCTCTGAGTTAACTTCCTTAATGGGCTCCACCTCGCTCGCAACTCTATTACCCAAGGACTTATTACCTAGAGGGATTTTCGTAAATAGAGTCCTCAAAGAGATATCGTCAGTATCTGGCACTATATTATGGCCATTTCTCCTGAAGTACTTAGGTCCCTACGTCCTTTTCATATCTGCGCTCGCGACAATACTGACCCTCCCTCTTATTTGGAACCTGAAGATAAACCCTAGGAACACCAACGTGAAGGTGACCACTGGGTTTAAGCTGTTCCTGTCTAAACCCGAGGTTAGAGGTGCGGTACTTGGAGTTGCAATTGATCAATCTGCCATCTCATACATACTCAATTACGCACCCCTCCTGGTTCAGATGGAGGGCGGTGGAGCTCTCTTCTACAGCTTGGCAAACATAGCCTTCTACATTGGAATGGTAGTTGGTAGCTTTATCGGATCCAGAATAAAGAATCTAGGATTGATCTCTGTCATCAATTTGGCTCTTAAGACATCTCTCTTCCTTCCGTTGCTGCTACACAACCCATGGGCTGTGGTTTACGCCATGTTAGCCATAACTTTAGCCGATGGCAACCTAGAGATCCTGTGGTTAATGTCCTTGAGGAAAGGCGCAGGCGACCAGTACCTCTCTAGCGTAATGGGAGTCGACGAAATGGTAACAAATATAGGAAGGCTCTCAGTTCTGGAAATAACTCCGTTCCTCCTGGTCTCAGGTTTTTTCCCACTTGTATCTTTAGGTTCCTTCCTTATAGGGGTGGAAGGTATAGTGAATTTACTTCATAAGGAGATGCTGGAAAACGATCAAACCTAA
- a CDS encoding DsbA family oxidoreductase, whose translation MIHITFFHDVLCPFCYVTNKRLKNVISKYENVKVKHKAFMIISSLDDLLAAAPTPEDARELFRSEFSILTRYYPDYDPKKVLDKGKIGHVWSMPPLMACKAAEFQRGDQGHWEYFSLAQDKFFMEGENINDDSVLISIAKEVGLDVERFKRDFKSKEAKLAVIQDEEEAKAMGIRGVPALVVNDKWLIRGVQTEEFLKQVVDDIMEYGEPKKVELKAYWEQ comes from the coding sequence GTGATTCACATTACTTTCTTCCATGACGTGCTGTGCCCTTTCTGTTACGTAACTAACAAGAGGCTCAAGAACGTTATATCCAAGTACGAAAACGTAAAGGTCAAACATAAAGCGTTTATGATAATTTCCTCTCTGGACGATCTCCTTGCGGCAGCGCCTACACCTGAAGATGCAAGGGAGCTTTTCAGGAGTGAGTTTTCTATCTTAACTAGATATTATCCGGATTATGATCCTAAAAAGGTCCTAGATAAGGGGAAGATAGGTCACGTGTGGTCCATGCCCCCCCTTATGGCGTGTAAGGCTGCTGAGTTTCAGAGAGGAGATCAAGGACACTGGGAGTACTTTTCGTTGGCCCAAGACAAGTTCTTCATGGAAGGTGAGAACATAAATGACGATTCAGTACTAATATCCATAGCTAAGGAAGTGGGACTGGATGTGGAGAGGTTCAAGAGAGATTTTAAATCCAAGGAGGCAAAGCTTGCGGTAATCCAGGATGAAGAGGAGGCTAAGGCAATGGGTATAAGAGGTGTTCCCGCCCTTGTCGTCAATGATAAGTGGTTGATTAGAGGAGTTCAGACTGAGGAATTTCTAAAGCAAGTTGTGGACGACATCATGGAATACGGTGAGCCTAAAAAGGTAGAACTAAAGGCTTATTGGGAGCAGTGA
- a CDS encoding OsmC family protein, which yields MITFTAEGKLEGDRALVSVKDTELKIGFIGSDDPTPEELLLGAALSCMLLTIHYIARERRVSFDEISGYIEGELDPKGFQGDPSIRPGVLKVKYDIVVVSKDERMGEVLELSLRRCPLKDTLMRGTEVDVKWEIRRV from the coding sequence ATGATAACGTTTACAGCTGAGGGTAAGTTAGAGGGAGACAGAGCATTGGTGTCAGTTAAGGACACAGAGCTAAAGATAGGTTTCATTGGATCAGATGACCCTACCCCCGAGGAATTGCTTTTAGGGGCCGCACTGTCCTGTATGCTGCTAACAATACATTATATAGCCAGGGAGAGGAGAGTCTCCTTTGACGAAATATCCGGTTACATCGAGGGAGAGCTGGATCCTAAGGGGTTTCAAGGAGATCCTTCGATTAGACCTGGGGTCCTGAAGGTAAAATATGATATAGTCGTAGTTTCAAAAGATGAGAGGATGGGAGAGGTGTTGGAACTGTCCTTGAGGAGATGCCCCCTAAAGGATACACTTATGAGGGGAACTGAAGTGGACGTGAAATGGGAAATAAGGAGAGTCTGA
- a CDS encoding CBS domain-containing protein, giving the protein MKVKEVMVKDLVRVEANSTLRNALKIMLERGIRRLVVEEQGLVTIRDLVYGWYDKKSYVRDVMAVDLLAVSEDLDLKQATKIMTSKGVGSLLVVSGDKTVGIVTERDLIRNCKVEEDIRVGDVMKIDPLLVSPEVEVKEVGLAMKENWERHAVVVENSLASGVISIRDVGRAILNDKMDLKASSVMSSPVFKVTPDSSLETARSLMSSRNIGFLPVVDPRTLLGSLDEREILAVFSI; this is encoded by the coding sequence ATGAAGGTTAAGGAAGTAATGGTAAAGGATTTGGTGAGGGTCGAAGCTAACTCGACGTTGAGGAACGCACTCAAGATCATGCTTGAGAGGGGTATAAGAAGGCTAGTAGTTGAGGAGCAAGGTCTAGTTACCATAAGGGACCTTGTTTACGGTTGGTACGACAAGAAGAGTTACGTCCGTGATGTAATGGCTGTGGATTTGCTTGCGGTTTCTGAGGACCTAGACCTTAAGCAGGCTACAAAGATAATGACGTCTAAGGGGGTAGGGTCTCTGCTCGTGGTCAGTGGAGACAAGACCGTGGGAATAGTTACTGAGAGGGACTTGATCAGGAATTGCAAGGTAGAGGAGGACATCAGGGTAGGAGATGTGATGAAGATCGACCCTCTGCTAGTCTCTCCAGAAGTTGAGGTTAAGGAGGTAGGGCTAGCTATGAAGGAAAATTGGGAGAGGCATGCGGTTGTAGTAGAAAACAGTCTGGCTTCAGGAGTGATCTCCATTAGAGACGTGGGCAGAGCCATATTAAACGACAAGATGGACCTGAAGGCAAGCAGCGTGATGTCAAGCCCAGTCTTCAAGGTCACTCCTGATTCAAGCCTAGAGACGGCTAGGTCACTTATGTCCAGTAGAAATATAGGTTTCCTTCCTGTTGTGGATCCCAGGACACTTCTAGGGAGCCTTGATGAGAGGGAGATTTTAGCTGTTTTTTCGATTTAG
- a CDS encoding lipoyl protein ligase domain-containing protein, with protein sequence MSWRFVSLPPQDGYHMVTSFVSVAEYVSRGGKDTFLVFSVKEPFVNVGVHQEVWLEVDLDYTLKNNIPVVRRDLGGGTVVITQGEHDYFIVVRGENAPSDPKTLYERFLTPVVDVLKDYGLNATLRDQDIVVNGKKISGNGAMTHGKAVVIAGNILMRADTRLMSKCIKVPSEKFRDKIAKDMSEWITSLERELGYVPPREELDKKLKESFESHLNIKFEESTLTPEEIETWEKLASEKRNEEWIYYKDRRHPELKTERCVKISSSVAVCHLDYKARKLIRITAKFVEGKIDEVSISGDFFVMSPKGFLETLEDRLRGVTPSRVHEIIDSTFLEVKPIIFGFSAEDLKKAFQEILNKPEVQEVLG encoded by the coding sequence ATGTCTTGGAGATTCGTTTCTCTCCCTCCCCAAGACGGTTATCACATGGTAACTTCCTTTGTGTCAGTTGCGGAGTACGTCTCTAGGGGAGGAAAAGACACATTCCTAGTTTTTTCAGTTAAGGAACCCTTCGTAAATGTTGGAGTCCATCAAGAAGTGTGGCTAGAGGTAGATTTGGATTACACTTTAAAGAACAATATTCCAGTAGTCAGACGTGACCTGGGTGGTGGTACGGTGGTCATTACCCAGGGTGAGCACGATTACTTCATCGTAGTTAGGGGAGAGAACGCTCCTTCAGATCCCAAGACCCTTTACGAGCGATTTCTGACACCAGTTGTTGACGTATTGAAGGATTATGGGCTTAACGCTACCCTAAGGGATCAGGACATAGTGGTAAACGGTAAAAAGATCAGCGGAAACGGAGCTATGACCCACGGGAAAGCTGTGGTAATAGCTGGAAATATCCTGATGAGAGCTGACACCCGGCTCATGAGTAAGTGCATTAAGGTCCCGTCCGAGAAATTTAGGGACAAAATAGCTAAGGACATGTCCGAGTGGATTACGTCATTGGAGAGGGAACTTGGCTATGTCCCTCCTAGGGAGGAATTAGATAAGAAATTGAAAGAGAGTTTTGAAAGCCATTTAAACATAAAGTTTGAGGAGTCTACCCTTACCCCTGAAGAAATAGAGACCTGGGAAAAGTTAGCTAGCGAGAAAAGAAATGAGGAGTGGATCTACTATAAGGATAGGAGGCATCCTGAGCTGAAGACTGAGAGGTGCGTGAAGATATCTTCCTCTGTAGCGGTTTGCCATTTAGATTATAAGGCAAGGAAGCTGATTAGGATAACAGCAAAGTTTGTTGAGGGCAAGATAGACGAGGTGTCCATATCAGGTGACTTTTTCGTAATGTCACCAAAGGGCTTCCTCGAGACTTTAGAGGACAGATTAAGAGGAGTTACCCCGAGTAGGGTTCATGAAATCATAGATTCTACCTTTTTAGAGGTCAAGCCCATCATATTTGGCTTTAGCGCCGAGGACTTGAAGAAGGCGTTTCAAGAAATTCTGAACAAACCCGAAGTTCAAGAGGTCTTGGGCTGA
- a CDS encoding glycine cleavage system protein H — protein sequence MVVESNCEIPENLLYYIDGKNTVWAKQESPDTLLVGITDLAQTMAGKVVKVRIKKKGTKVERGKPVATMESGKWAGPVPAPVSGEIIDVNGEVEKSPVLVNRDPYGNGWLVRMKVANPEELKLLQTGNQAVQKLKELISSEKLSCKRL from the coding sequence ATGGTAGTCGAATCCAATTGTGAAATACCTGAAAATCTTCTCTATTATATAGATGGGAAAAATACGGTGTGGGCTAAACAAGAGTCCCCCGATACACTCCTTGTGGGTATTACTGATCTAGCCCAGACTATGGCAGGAAAAGTTGTGAAAGTGAGGATAAAGAAGAAGGGGACTAAGGTAGAGAGAGGCAAGCCTGTTGCTACCATGGAGAGCGGGAAGTGGGCCGGTCCAGTACCCGCTCCAGTTTCTGGTGAGATAATTGATGTAAACGGTGAGGTTGAAAAGAGCCCCGTACTCGTAAATAGAGACCCCTACGGGAACGGTTGGCTAGTGAGGATGAAGGTGGCTAACCCTGAGGAGTTAAAGCTCTTACAGACTGGTAATCAAGCAGTTCAGAAGCTAAAGGAACTGATATCCTCAGAGAAGCTTTCCTGTAAGAGGCTCTGA
- a CDS encoding DUF3211 domain-containing protein: protein MKRSIEVSTSHDAKSLYTVLSDPSFVLPRLFPPIKEVKIDGNSFDANGRFMLMGFYIRGNLVRGEEIIYAFRLSGSGGKGDGRLTVRVGSPVYLTLEYEGWMERTSGILFIDRWFSDFAEKLDEEVRMERIRRRI, encoded by the coding sequence ATGAAGAGATCAATAGAGGTCTCCACAAGTCACGATGCTAAATCTCTATATACTGTACTTTCCGATCCCTCCTTTGTGCTCCCTAGACTGTTTCCTCCTATAAAGGAGGTAAAGATTGACGGAAACTCCTTCGATGCTAATGGGAGGTTTATGCTCATGGGATTTTACATACGTGGTAACCTGGTTAGAGGAGAGGAGATAATTTACGCTTTTCGCCTTTCAGGAAGCGGGGGGAAGGGCGATGGGAGACTCACAGTGAGAGTTGGATCTCCAGTTTACCTTACGTTGGAATATGAGGGGTGGATGGAAAGAACGTCAGGGATACTCTTCATAGACAGGTGGTTCAGCGATTTTGCAGAGAAGTTGGACGAAGAGGTCAGAATGGAAAGGATAAGGAGAAGAATTTAA
- a CDS encoding DUF3211 domain-containing protein: MKKSVEVSTSHDTPSLYTVLSDPSFVLPRLFPPIKEVKIDGNSFDANGRFMLMGFHMHGNVIRGEEIIYAFHLSAGGGKGDGRLTVRVGSPVHLTFEYEGWMERTSEIAFMDRWFRDFAEKLDEEVRMERIRRRI; the protein is encoded by the coding sequence ATGAAGAAATCGGTAGAGGTCTCCACAAGTCATGATACTCCATCTCTATATACTGTACTTTCCGATCCCTCCTTTGTGCTCCCTAGACTGTTTCCTCCTATAAAGGAGGTAAAGATTGACGGAAACTCCTTCGATGCTAATGGGAGGTTTATGCTCATGGGATTTCATATGCATGGTAACGTCATTAGGGGAGAGGAGATAATTTACGCTTTTCACCTTTCAGCAGGAGGAGGAAAGGGCGATGGGAGACTCACAGTGAGAGTTGGATCTCCAGTTCACCTTACGTTCGAATATGAGGGATGGATGGAAAGAACGTCAGAGATAGCCTTCATGGACAGGTGGTTCAGAGATTTTGCAGAGAAGTTGGACGAAGAGGTCAGAATGGAAAGGATCAGGAGAAGAATTTAA
- a CDS encoding DNA/RNA nuclease SfsA, translated as MDSRFHDKIARKFLPEDVESEVKVGNSRLDFRFNNKWIEVKGSVS; from the coding sequence GTGGACAGCAGGTTTCATGACAAGATAGCGAGGAAGTTTCTTCCAGAGGACGTGGAGAGTGAGGTGAAAGTTGGGAATAGCAGGCTAGATTTCAGATTCAATAATAAATGGATCGAGGTCAAGGGATCAGTCTCGTGA
- a CDS encoding M20/M25/M40 family metallo-hydrolase — MNSIQDLIEFVKIDTTSAKGKGEEGAKFIKDYMQSHGIEARVVQHRSRNPYVLGEINVGAQKTLLIYNHYDVQPVEPLERWQSDPFNPVEKDGKLIGRGVGDDKGSLMARLQAIIEMGKPPVNIKFVYEGEEEIGSPNIDSFLEAHKEELKSDYILWEGAGRGASGAPEIVLGVKGLLYVELILRTEKDLHSMYAPISKNPAWDLVRILSSLKRGDKVSLPGFYDKVKWLTESELKYLKSDRASMEKALGQKLPEDFERRLIEEPTCNIAGLYSGYTGEGSKTVIPSYAMAKLDFRLVPNQDPDEVLNQLKEFLPGVEIKVWGKVRPYRTSITSKISISLIESAKKVYGTEPEVIPNSPGTGPMESFARILNNNQIADGVGVEHPGSNIHSFNENIYVKDYMMAKEWMKQFLRELG, encoded by the coding sequence ATGAACTCCATACAGGATCTCATAGAATTTGTTAAAATAGATACTACCTCGGCTAAGGGGAAGGGAGAGGAGGGCGCTAAGTTCATTAAGGATTACATGCAGAGCCATGGGATTGAGGCTAGGGTAGTCCAACATAGATCAAGAAATCCTTACGTTCTTGGAGAGATTAACGTCGGTGCCCAGAAAACTCTTCTCATCTACAACCATTATGACGTACAACCAGTTGAACCCCTGGAAAGGTGGCAAAGCGATCCTTTCAATCCAGTGGAAAAGGATGGGAAACTGATCGGTAGGGGTGTAGGAGACGACAAAGGCTCCTTAATGGCGAGGTTACAGGCCATAATAGAAATGGGGAAACCCCCGGTTAATATCAAGTTCGTTTATGAGGGTGAAGAGGAGATCGGAAGTCCAAATATAGATTCTTTCCTGGAGGCGCATAAGGAGGAGTTGAAGTCAGATTACATCCTTTGGGAAGGAGCAGGAAGAGGAGCCAGTGGGGCCCCAGAGATAGTCCTAGGCGTCAAGGGTCTTCTCTACGTGGAATTAATTTTGAGGACTGAGAAAGACCTTCACTCGATGTATGCGCCGATTTCCAAGAACCCTGCATGGGATTTGGTGAGAATCTTAAGTTCTCTAAAGAGAGGAGACAAGGTTTCCCTACCTGGATTTTATGATAAGGTAAAGTGGCTAACTGAGAGCGAACTGAAATATCTCAAGAGTGATAGAGCTTCCATGGAAAAGGCTTTAGGACAGAAGCTCCCTGAGGACTTCGAAAGGAGGTTGATAGAGGAGCCCACGTGCAACATTGCTGGGCTTTACTCAGGCTATACTGGTGAAGGCTCTAAGACTGTCATACCGTCATATGCCATGGCCAAACTGGACTTTAGGCTAGTCCCAAATCAGGACCCAGATGAAGTGCTGAACCAACTAAAGGAGTTTCTCCCTGGAGTTGAAATAAAGGTATGGGGTAAGGTCAGACCTTATAGGACATCTATTACCAGTAAGATATCAATATCTCTGATCGAGTCTGCAAAGAAGGTTTATGGAACTGAGCCGGAGGTCATACCCAATAGTCCGGGCACGGGACCCATGGAGTCCTTCGCCAGAATTCTCAACAATAATCAAATCGCCGATGGTGTGGGAGTTGAACATCCCGGTTCAAATATTCACTCATTCAACGAGAACATTTATGTTAAGGACTACATGATGGCTAAGGAGTGGATGAAACAGTTCCTGAGGGAACTAGGTTAA
- the priX gene encoding DNA primase noncatalytic subunit PriX — translation MSHKDKREFQIQLKYPDGSPAGYVVYNDGVSRVFDEKNQFLFEVEGIFPPRPRNVSMDWIDKVLERGLEDGRKRFILYVASRYLMNVKKLPEDEALERIKSFYYKNGGKVYDTWIRSVLRGVKAKGLMPPSLNSLQVKDRDLYQAIKTALEKNDKTTL, via the coding sequence ATGTCACATAAGGATAAAAGGGAGTTCCAAATACAACTGAAATATCCTGATGGATCCCCAGCAGGTTACGTAGTATACAACGACGGAGTCTCTAGGGTTTTTGACGAGAAAAACCAGTTCCTATTTGAAGTTGAAGGAATATTCCCACCGAGGCCTAGAAATGTCTCCATGGATTGGATTGATAAAGTCCTCGAGAGGGGCCTGGAGGACGGTAGAAAGAGGTTTATCCTTTACGTTGCGTCTAGGTATTTAATGAACGTGAAGAAGTTGCCTGAGGACGAGGCATTAGAGAGGATAAAGTCATTCTACTACAAAAATGGGGGGAAGGTTTACGACACGTGGATAAGGTCAGTGCTAAGAGGAGTTAAAGCCAAAGGGTTAATGCCCCCATCCCTAAACTCTCTCCAGGTAAAGGATAGGGATCTGTACCAGGCTATAAAGACCGCTTTGGAAAAAAACGATAAAACAACTTTATAA